One genomic region from Mesorhizobium terrae encodes:
- a CDS encoding adenosylcobinamide-GDP ribazoletransferase: MSRFSAPGKILTDIALCLVFFTRSPLPVLDFGDRKLADAIWAAPVAGAVVALIGAIVFSLATTFGVASGPAAALTLAAMMLTTGSLHEDGLSDVADGFGGGRTTDRKLEIMHDSRIGAYGASALGLTILIRWSALAEFSHGWSALLALIAAHAASRGLLGAFLHLMPPATADGLSSRAGTVSATTAQAGAILGAVALLTLGLGGAIVAVALLGLIFYGFRKLCLSQIGGHTGDAAGALQQLCEIAILVVASVSLT; encoded by the coding sequence ATGAGCCGCTTCTCCGCGCCCGGCAAGATCCTCACCGACATAGCGCTTTGTCTGGTCTTCTTCACGCGCTCGCCGTTGCCGGTTCTCGACTTCGGCGACCGCAAGCTGGCCGATGCGATATGGGCGGCGCCGGTGGCAGGTGCGGTTGTGGCCCTGATCGGTGCGATCGTCTTTTCGCTTGCCACCACCTTCGGCGTCGCCTCCGGCCCGGCAGCCGCTCTGACGCTGGCCGCGATGATGCTGACCACCGGTTCGCTACACGAGGACGGCCTTTCCGATGTCGCCGACGGTTTTGGCGGTGGCCGCACGACCGATCGCAAGCTGGAGATCATGCACGACAGCCGCATCGGCGCTTATGGCGCTTCCGCGCTCGGCCTGACCATCCTCATCCGCTGGAGCGCGCTGGCGGAATTCTCCCATGGCTGGTCGGCGCTGTTGGCGCTGATCGCCGCTCACGCCGCCTCGCGCGGGCTGCTGGGTGCCTTCCTGCATCTGATGCCACCGGCCACGGCCGACGGCCTCTCCAGCCGCGCCGGCACCGTCTCTGCCACCACCGCACAGGCAGGCGCGATCCTCGGCGCCGTTGCACTGCTCACCCTCGGGCTGGGCGGCGCGATCGTGGCCGTGGCCCTGCTTGGCCTCATCTTCTACGGTTTCCGCAAGCTCTGTCTCAGCCAGATCGGCGGCCATACCGGCGATGCCGCCGGCGCACTGCAGCAGCTTTGCGAAATCGCCATCCTTGTCGTCGCTTCCGTGTCGCTCACCTGA
- a CDS encoding precorrin-2 C(20)-methyltransferase, with the protein MSAAVKGRLIGVGTGPGDPELMTLKAVRALAEADVVAHFSKRGANGNARTIVGEHHRPDWIELPLVYPVTTEIDKDSDDYKTAITGFYEESAAKVAEHLDQGRTVAILSEGDPLFYGSYMHLHVRLAHRYPTEVIPGVTAMSGCWSANGLPIVQGDDVLTVLPGTMSEFELTRRLADTDAAVIMKVGRNLPKIRRALEAAGKLVRAVYVERGTMPGSISMRLKDKEDDKAPYFAVVLVAGWSGRPGADQ; encoded by the coding sequence GTGAGCGCGGCTGTCAAAGGCCGTCTCATCGGCGTCGGCACCGGTCCCGGCGACCCCGAACTGATGACGCTGAAGGCCGTGCGCGCGCTGGCCGAGGCCGATGTCGTCGCGCATTTTTCCAAACGCGGTGCCAATGGCAATGCCCGCACCATCGTCGGCGAGCACCATCGCCCGGACTGGATCGAACTGCCGCTCGTCTATCCCGTCACCACCGAGATCGACAAGGACAGCGACGACTACAAAACGGCGATCACCGGCTTCTACGAAGAGTCCGCTGCAAAGGTCGCCGAGCATCTCGACCAGGGCCGAACCGTCGCCATCCTTTCGGAGGGCGATCCGCTGTTCTACGGCTCCTACATGCACCTGCACGTGCGCCTTGCTCATCGTTATCCGACCGAAGTCATTCCGGGTGTGACCGCCATGTCGGGCTGCTGGTCGGCCAACGGCCTGCCTATTGTCCAGGGCGACGATGTGCTGACCGTATTGCCCGGCACGATGAGCGAGTTCGAGCTGACCCGCCGGCTGGCCGACACCGATGCCGCCGTCATCATGAAGGTAGGCCGCAACCTGCCGAAGATCCGCAGGGCACTGGAAGCCGCCGGCAAGCTGGTCCGCGCCGTCTATGTCGAACGCGGCACCATGCCAGGCTCGATCTCCATGCGGCTGAAGGACAAGGAAGACGACAAGGCGCCCTATTTCGCGGTGGTGCTGGTTGCCGGCTGGTCCGGCCGCCCGGGGGCGGACCAATGA
- a CDS encoding cobalt-precorrin-6A reductase: MSHRILILGGTTEARQLAGRLAARPDVELILSLAGRTENPVAQQVPTRVGGFGGAEGLAAYLKETETDLLIDATHPYAARISANAAEAARLAGVPILALRRPGWQREQGDRWVEVEGVPEAVAALGPIARRVFLALGRQEVGAFEAAPQHHYLLRSVDPVEPPLGVSHVDYLLARGPFREVDEHRLLVDQRIDAVVCKNSGGEATYGKIAAARSLGIDVVMIRRPVLPAVPSAPSIPDLLAMIDHSLRPVAERGV, encoded by the coding sequence ATGTCCCACCGCATTCTGATCCTGGGCGGCACCACTGAGGCACGGCAGCTGGCCGGCCGGCTGGCGGCGCGGCCGGATGTCGAACTTATCCTGTCGCTGGCGGGGCGCACCGAAAATCCGGTCGCGCAGCAGGTGCCGACACGTGTCGGCGGCTTCGGCGGCGCGGAAGGGCTCGCGGCCTATCTGAAGGAGACCGAGACCGATCTGTTGATCGATGCGACGCATCCTTATGCGGCGCGCATTTCCGCCAACGCGGCCGAGGCGGCCCGTCTTGCCGGCGTGCCGATCCTGGCATTGCGGCGTCCCGGCTGGCAGCGTGAACAGGGCGATCGCTGGGTGGAGGTTGAGGGGGTGCCCGAGGCCGTCGCGGCATTGGGACCAATCGCACGGCGCGTTTTCCTGGCGCTTGGGCGACAGGAGGTTGGCGCCTTCGAAGCAGCGCCGCAGCATCATTATTTGTTGCGCAGCGTCGACCCTGTCGAACCGCCGCTTGGCGTCTCCCATGTCGACTATCTTCTGGCGCGTGGCCCGTTTCGCGAGGTGGACGAACACCGCCTGCTCGTGGACCAGCGCATCGATGCCGTCGTGTGCAAGAACAGCGGCGGCGAGGCGACCTATGGCAAGATCGCCGCGGCGCGTAGCCTTGGCATCGACGTGGTGATGATCCGCAGGCCGGTGCTGCCGGCCGTGCCTTCGGCGCCGAGCATTCCCGATCTGCTTGCCATGATCGATCATTCCCTGCGTCCCGTGGCCGAGCGCGGCGTGTAG
- the cobT gene encoding nicotinate-nucleotide--dimethylbenzimidazole phosphoribosyltransferase: MSFKTLDELHNACRNLPAGSDTAAAAVARRQDTLTKPQGSLGRLETIAAWLARWQGRDMPKLDRVKVIVFAGNHGVTAQGVSAYPSEVTVQMVANFAGGGAAINQLARAAGAELDVIPLDLDHPTGDFTQGAAMDEAAFLAAVSAGYDAVDADIDLLCLGEMGIGNTTPAAAISAALFGGGAEKWTGRGTGVDDAGLKRKVVAIEAGLQRHAAVLADPLKAAAALGGRELAAIFGATLAARHRNVPVLLDGFVCTAAAAPLAKLHAAGLAHTIAAHVSAEAGHRGLLQALGLTPLLDLGMRLGEGSGACLAVNLVRSALACHAGMASFAEAGVSEK; encoded by the coding sequence ATGTCCTTCAAAACTCTCGATGAACTGCACAATGCCTGCCGCAACCTGCCTGCCGGCAGCGACACCGCCGCCGCCGCCGTCGCCCGCCGTCAGGATACGCTGACCAAGCCGCAGGGCAGCCTCGGCCGGCTGGAAACCATCGCCGCCTGGCTGGCCCGCTGGCAGGGTCGCGACATGCCGAAGCTGGACCGCGTCAAGGTGATCGTCTTTGCCGGCAACCACGGCGTCACCGCCCAGGGCGTGTCGGCCTATCCGTCGGAAGTGACCGTGCAGATGGTGGCCAATTTCGCCGGCGGCGGCGCCGCCATCAACCAGCTCGCCCGCGCGGCTGGCGCGGAACTCGACGTCATCCCGCTCGATCTCGACCATCCGACCGGCGACTTCACGCAAGGCGCGGCGATGGACGAGGCTGCCTTCCTTGCCGCAGTTTCGGCCGGCTACGACGCCGTCGACGCCGATATCGATCTCCTCTGCCTCGGCGAGATGGGCATCGGCAACACCACGCCGGCGGCGGCGATCTCGGCCGCCCTTTTCGGCGGTGGCGCCGAAAAATGGACCGGTCGCGGCACCGGCGTCGACGACGCCGGCCTGAAGCGCAAGGTGGTCGCCATCGAGGCCGGCCTGCAACGCCATGCTGCCGTGCTGGCCGATCCGCTGAAAGCCGCAGCCGCACTCGGCGGTCGCGAACTGGCCGCCATCTTCGGCGCCACGCTTGCCGCGCGCCACCGCAACGTGCCGGTGCTGCTCGACGGTTTTGTCTGCACGGCGGCCGCGGCTCCCTTGGCCAAACTGCATGCCGCCGGGCTTGCCCATACCATTGCCGCCCATGTCTCGGCCGAAGCCGGCCATCGCGGCTTGCTACAGGCGCTGGGCCTCACGCCCCTGCTCGACCTCGGCATGCGACTGGGCGAAGGCTCCGGCGCTTGCCTGGCTGTCAATCTCGTGCGTTCGGCGCTCGCCTGCCACGCGGGAATGGCCAGCTTCGCCGAGGCAGGCGTTTCGGAGAAATAG
- the cobM gene encoding precorrin-4 C(11)-methyltransferase — protein sequence MTVHFIGAGPGAADLITLRGAKLLGSCPVCLYAGSIVAPELLEHCAPGTRLVDTAPMSLDEIEAEYVAAAQAGQDVARLHSGDLSVWSAVAEQIRRLERNGIAYTLTPGVPSFAAAAAALKRELTIPEVAQSLVLTRVSGRASKMPPGETLSAFGRTGATLAIHLAIHAIEQVVAELTPHYGGDCPVAIVFRASWPDERVIRATLETVAAALAADPIERTALIFVGRSLAAQDFTESSLYDPYYQRRFRNRQ from the coding sequence ATGACCGTGCATTTCATCGGCGCCGGTCCGGGTGCCGCCGACCTCATCACCTTACGCGGCGCCAAGCTGCTTGGCTCGTGCCCCGTGTGCCTTTACGCAGGCTCGATCGTGGCGCCCGAACTGCTCGAACACTGCGCGCCAGGCACGCGATTGGTCGACACCGCGCCGATGTCGCTGGACGAGATCGAGGCCGAATATGTTGCCGCCGCCCAGGCCGGCCAGGATGTGGCGCGTCTGCATTCAGGCGACCTTTCGGTGTGGAGTGCCGTCGCTGAGCAGATCCGCCGTCTCGAACGCAACGGCATTGCCTACACGCTGACGCCCGGCGTCCCGTCCTTTGCCGCCGCGGCCGCAGCGCTGAAACGCGAACTGACCATCCCGGAAGTCGCGCAGAGCCTGGTGCTGACCCGCGTCTCTGGTCGTGCCTCCAAGATGCCGCCTGGCGAAACGCTGTCGGCCTTCGGCCGCACCGGCGCCACGCTGGCGATCCATCTCGCCATCCACGCCATCGAACAGGTGGTGGCGGAACTGACCCCGCATTATGGCGGCGACTGCCCGGTCGCCATAGTCTTTCGCGCCTCCTGGCCCGACGAACGCGTCATCCGCGCGACGCTGGAGACGGTCGCGGCCGCCCTTGCCGCCGATCCGATCGAGCGCACCGCGCTGATCTTTGTCGGGCGTTCGCTGGCGGCGCAGGATTTCACCGAAAGCTCGCTCTACGACCCTTATTATCAGCGGCGCTTCAGGAACCGGCAATGA
- a CDS encoding cobyrinate a,c-diamide synthase: MNATALIVGAPRSGSGKTSVTIGILRALARRGVRVRGAKSGPDYIDPGFHAAATGLPGVNLDSWAMPPSLLNGLAAQTADNAELVVLESAMGLFDGIPSPDGRTGSAADLARLYRLPVLLVLDVSGQSTTAAAIAKGLSCYDPNVRVAGVVLNRLGSERHRKLCTEAIEALGLPVVGAILRDSALALPERHLGLVQASEHASLMQHLDRLADMADASLNLDAIMALAAPLEPADGSFEAALPPPGQRIALAEDAAFTFIYPHVAAHWRKSGAEIVPFSPLADEAPDESCDVCWLPGGYPELHAGKLAAASDFQAGIKRFAATKPVHGECGGFMVLGKALEDAEGVTHSMLGLLGHSTSFAKRKMNLGYREARLKSDSALGPAGTVVRGHEFHYAQVTDTGSDEPLAELADGQGNALGPSGGRRGPVSGTFFHAIAMNP, from the coding sequence ATGAACGCGACGGCCCTCATCGTCGGCGCGCCGCGCTCCGGCTCCGGCAAGACCAGCGTCACCATCGGCATCCTGCGTGCGCTGGCCAGGCGCGGCGTTCGCGTGCGCGGCGCGAAGTCCGGTCCCGATTATATCGATCCCGGCTTCCATGCCGCCGCCACCGGTCTGCCCGGCGTCAATCTGGACAGTTGGGCGATGCCGCCTTCCCTGCTCAACGGCCTGGCGGCGCAGACAGCCGACAATGCCGAACTGGTGGTGCTGGAAAGCGCCATGGGCCTGTTCGATGGCATCCCTTCGCCGGACGGGCGCACGGGATCGGCCGCCGACCTCGCCCGGCTCTACCGGCTGCCCGTCCTGTTGGTGCTTGACGTCTCCGGGCAATCGACGACGGCCGCGGCGATCGCCAAGGGCCTTTCCTGCTATGATCCGAATGTGCGCGTGGCCGGCGTCGTGCTCAACCGGCTGGGCAGCGAGCGCCATCGCAAGCTCTGCACCGAGGCCATCGAGGCGCTGGGCTTGCCCGTAGTCGGTGCCATTCTGCGCGATTCAGCCCTTGCCTTGCCCGAACGCCATCTCGGCCTTGTCCAGGCCAGCGAACATGCCAGCCTGATGCAGCATCTCGACCGGCTGGCCGATATGGCCGACGCTTCGCTGAACCTCGACGCCATCATGGCGCTCGCCGCCCCGCTCGAACCGGCTGATGGCAGTTTCGAGGCAGCGCTGCCGCCGCCGGGACAACGCATCGCGCTCGCCGAGGATGCCGCCTTCACCTTCATCTATCCGCATGTCGCCGCGCATTGGCGCAAATCGGGCGCCGAGATCGTGCCCTTCTCGCCACTGGCGGACGAGGCGCCGGACGAGAGCTGCGACGTCTGCTGGCTGCCCGGCGGCTATCCGGAGCTGCATGCGGGCAAGCTGGCCGCCGCCAGCGATTTCCAGGCGGGCATCAAGCGCTTCGCCGCGACGAAGCCGGTCCATGGCGAGTGCGGCGGCTTCATGGTTCTGGGCAAGGCCCTTGAAGACGCCGAAGGCGTCACCCATTCCATGCTCGGCTTGCTCGGCCATTCGACCTCCTTCGCCAAACGCAAGATGAACCTCGGCTACCGCGAGGCCAGGCTGAAGAGCGACAGCGCGCTCGGGCCTGCCGGAACAGTGGTGCGCGGCCACGAATTCCACTACGCTCAGGTGACCGACACCGGCAGCGACGAGCCGCTCGCCGAGCTCGCCGACGGCCAGGGTAACGCGCTCGGGCCCTCCGGTGGACGGCGGGGTCCGGTCAGCGGAACCTTCTTCCACGCCATCGCGATGAACCCATGA
- a CDS encoding precorrin-3B C(17)-methyltransferase, with amino-acid sequence MSGRLFVIGLGPGNANQVTPEASQAVAEAEFFYGYKPYVDRLDLKPHQTRIASDNREELARAKEAIVKASEGHAVAVVSGGDPGVFAMAAAVCEAIEDGPAEWRDIDLQIVPGVTAMLAVAARAGAPLGHDFCAISLSDNLKPWDLIELRLLAAAGAGFVVALYNPISKSRPWQLGRAFEALAAVLPGTTPVIFGRAAGRPDERINVAALAFARAEMADMATCVIIGSPETRVIKRDGKPALIYTPRSATGRRE; translated from the coding sequence ATGAGCGGCCGTCTCTTCGTCATCGGGCTTGGTCCCGGCAACGCCAATCAGGTGACGCCGGAAGCCAGCCAGGCGGTTGCGGAAGCCGAGTTCTTCTATGGCTACAAACCCTATGTCGACCGGCTGGACCTCAAACCGCACCAGACCCGCATCGCCTCCGACAACCGCGAGGAACTGGCGCGCGCCAAGGAAGCCATCGTCAAGGCGTCTGAAGGTCATGCCGTGGCCGTCGTCTCCGGCGGCGATCCCGGCGTGTTCGCCATGGCAGCCGCCGTCTGCGAGGCGATCGAGGACGGTCCGGCCGAATGGCGCGACATCGACCTTCAGATCGTGCCGGGCGTCACCGCGATGCTGGCGGTGGCGGCACGAGCCGGCGCACCGCTCGGCCATGATTTCTGCGCCATCTCGCTGTCCGACAATCTGAAACCCTGGGACCTGATCGAACTGAGGCTGCTGGCGGCGGCCGGCGCCGGTTTTGTCGTCGCGCTCTACAATCCGATCAGCAAGTCGCGCCCATGGCAGCTCGGTCGCGCCTTCGAGGCGCTGGCCGCCGTGTTGCCCGGCACCACGCCGGTCATCTTCGGCCGCGCCGCCGGGCGCCCTGACGAACGCATCAACGTCGCAGCCCTAGCCTTCGCCAGGGCCGAGATGGCCGACATGGCCACCTGCGTCATCATCGGATCGCCAGAAACCCGTGTCATCAAGCGCGACGGCAAGCCGGCGCTGATCTACACGCCGCGCTCGGCCACGGGACGCAGGGAATGA
- a CDS encoding cobalamin biosynthesis protein encodes MELGQDMIVAGIGCRKGADTASVIAAIDAVLAGHSLDRSALSVLATTTFKKDEVGIFAAARKLGLEVIVVEVTAADEPGGEDTLTRSEISLAIAGSSSVSESAALAAAGEGARLLGPRIIVGAVTCAIATSGASA; translated from the coding sequence ATGGAGCTGGGTCAAGACATGATCGTCGCGGGCATAGGCTGCCGCAAGGGTGCGGATACTGCGAGCGTCATTGCCGCCATCGATGCCGTGCTCGCCGGCCACAGTCTCGATCGTTCCGCGCTCTCCGTGCTGGCCACCACAACCTTCAAGAAGGACGAGGTCGGCATCTTCGCCGCGGCACGGAAGTTGGGATTGGAGGTGATCGTGGTTGAGGTCACCGCCGCAGATGAGCCAGGCGGAGAGGATACGCTCACCCGGTCCGAAATTTCCCTCGCCATCGCCGGTTCGTCATCGGTTTCGGAAAGCGCGGCGCTTGCAGCGGCGGGCGAAGGCGCGCGCCTGCTAGGGCCACGCATCATTGTCGGCGCCGTCACCTGCGCCATAGCCACCAGCGGAGCCTCGGCATGA
- a CDS encoding precorrin-8X methylmutase, producing MAAYDYIHDGNAIYERSFAIIRAEADLSRFSEAEADIAIRMIHACGQVEAARHFVFSPDFADTARNALKAGAPILCDAQMVVHGVTRARLPAGNEVICTLRDPRTAEIAKAIGNTRSAAAIDLWSQHMAGAVVAIGNAPTALFYLLEKLRDGAPKPAAIIGMPVGFVGAAESKDALAENSYGVPFAIVRGRLGGSAMTAAALNSLARPGL from the coding sequence ATGGCCGCCTACGACTACATTCATGACGGCAACGCCATCTACGAGCGTTCTTTCGCCATCATCCGTGCCGAGGCGGACCTGTCGCGTTTCTCCGAAGCCGAGGCCGACATCGCCATTCGCATGATCCATGCCTGCGGTCAGGTCGAGGCGGCCCGGCATTTTGTCTTCTCTCCGGATTTCGCCGACACCGCCCGTAATGCGCTGAAAGCCGGCGCGCCGATCCTGTGCGACGCTCAGATGGTGGTGCATGGTGTCACCCGCGCCCGCCTGCCCGCCGGCAATGAGGTGATCTGCACGCTGCGCGACCCGCGCACCGCAGAAATCGCCAAGGCGATCGGCAACACGCGTTCGGCCGCCGCCATCGACCTGTGGAGCCAGCATATGGCCGGTGCGGTCGTCGCCATCGGCAACGCGCCGACGGCTTTGTTCTATCTGCTCGAAAAGCTGCGCGACGGCGCACCCAAACCAGCCGCCATCATCGGCATGCCGGTGGGTTTCGTCGGTGCCGCCGAATCCAAGGACGCGCTGGCCGAGAACTCCTACGGCGTGCCTTTCGCCATTGTGCGCGGCCGGCTGGGCGGCAGCGCCATGACCGCCGCCGCGCTGAATTCACTGGCGAGGCCGGGCCTGTGA
- a CDS encoding bifunctional cobalt-precorrin-7 (C(5))-methyltransferase/cobalt-precorrin-6B (C(15))-methyltransferase, with protein sequence MPAEKETHAAPAWLAIVGIGEDGVAGLGDEAKRLIADAEFVFGGKRHFDLAGTLVTGEMHEWPSPFDPEMEAVLDRAGRRVCVLASGDPFFHGVGVTLARKVAAADMVVVPAPSSLSLAASRLGWALQDVETISLHGRPLDLIRPLLHPGARLLALTSDGAAPAKVATLLSELGFGPSRLTVLEALGGQEEVVRGARAGDFNLKNINPLNVLALEIESESEARILPLASGLADDLFENDGQITKREVRAVTLSALTPRRGEVLWDIGAGSGSIAIEWMLSHPSLRAVAIEANAERAGRIRRNAAAFGVPGLAVVEGLAPQALAGLPAPDAIFIGGGGTDAGVFDAALKALPSGGRCVANAVTLEMEALLVARHAALGGTLTRIAISRAAPVGTMQAWRPALPVTQWSWVKT encoded by the coding sequence ATGCCTGCTGAGAAAGAAACACATGCCGCGCCCGCCTGGCTCGCCATCGTCGGTATCGGCGAGGACGGTGTAGCGGGTCTGGGCGACGAGGCCAAGCGGCTGATCGCGGATGCTGAGTTCGTCTTTGGCGGCAAGCGCCATTTCGACCTCGCCGGTACGCTCGTCACCGGCGAGATGCATGAATGGCCATCACCTTTCGACCCGGAAATGGAAGCCGTGCTCGACCGCGCCGGACGCCGCGTCTGCGTGCTCGCCTCCGGCGATCCGTTCTTCCACGGCGTCGGCGTGACGTTGGCGCGCAAGGTCGCCGCCGCCGACATGGTGGTGGTGCCCGCTCCTTCGTCTCTTTCGCTCGCCGCTTCCAGGCTCGGCTGGGCGCTGCAGGATGTCGAGACGATCTCGCTGCATGGCCGCCCGCTCGACCTGATCCGCCCGCTACTGCATCCCGGCGCACGTTTACTGGCGCTGACCTCGGACGGCGCAGCCCCGGCCAAGGTAGCGACCCTGCTTTCCGAGCTCGGTTTCGGCCCATCGCGACTGACGGTGCTGGAAGCACTGGGCGGTCAGGAAGAAGTCGTCCGCGGCGCCCGCGCCGGCGATTTCAACCTCAAAAACATCAATCCGCTCAATGTGCTGGCGCTCGAGATTGAATCGGAATCCGAGGCGCGGATATTGCCCTTGGCCTCCGGTCTCGCCGACGATCTGTTCGAGAACGATGGCCAGATCACCAAGCGCGAGGTGCGCGCCGTCACGCTCTCCGCGCTGACGCCGCGCCGCGGCGAAGTGTTGTGGGATATCGGCGCGGGATCGGGTTCGATCGCCATCGAATGGATGCTGTCGCACCCTTCGCTGCGCGCCGTCGCCATCGAGGCCAATGCCGAGCGCGCCGGGCGCATTCGCCGCAATGCGGCTGCCTTCGGCGTACCGGGGCTCGCAGTGGTCGAAGGCCTAGCACCGCAGGCGCTCGCCGGCCTGCCGGCACCGGACGCGATCTTCATTGGCGGCGGCGGCACCGACGCCGGCGTCTTTGACGCTGCGCTCAAGGCCCTGCCGTCGGGCGGCCGTTGCGTGGCCAATGCGGTGACGCTGGAGATGGAGGCGCTGCTCGTGGCCCGCCATGCGGCTCTCGGCGGCACGCTGACCCGCATCGCCATTTCGCGGGCTGCCCCCGTCGGCACCATGCAGGCCTGGCGCCCGGCCCTGCCGGTGACGCAATGGAGCTGGGTCAAGACATGA
- the cobA gene encoding uroporphyrinogen-III C-methyltransferase, with amino-acid sequence MTFSETFQKLTAHKPRLQPGHVWLAGSGPGDPSLLTLEVLSALTEADALVHDALVSPEIIAVAERAEKFYVGKRGGRLSIPQEDINALIVKLAKEGRKVVRLKGGHPYVFARGAEETLALAEHGIPYRVLPGVTSAFGGLTSAGIPATMRGINGAIILATGFAAVSDDRPDWAALARTGQPIVIYMGLTHMEATIADLMAGGLTADMPAALIENATLPQERTVVATLGTLVEAAAREAIVSPALIVIGGIVAMRDRLVQRP; translated from the coding sequence ATGACGTTTTCCGAAACCTTCCAGAAGCTCACCGCACACAAACCGCGGCTGCAACCCGGCCATGTCTGGCTGGCCGGCTCCGGCCCCGGCGACCCCAGCCTGCTCACGCTGGAAGTGCTTTCGGCGCTGACCGAGGCCGACGCGCTGGTGCATGACGCGCTGGTCTCGCCGGAGATCATCGCTGTCGCCGAACGGGCGGAGAAATTCTATGTCGGCAAGCGCGGCGGCCGGCTGTCCATTCCGCAGGAAGACATCAACGCCCTTATCGTGAAACTCGCCAAGGAAGGCCGCAAGGTGGTGCGCCTGAAGGGCGGCCATCCTTATGTCTTCGCGCGCGGCGCCGAGGAAACGCTGGCTTTGGCCGAGCACGGCATTCCCTACCGGGTTCTGCCGGGTGTCACCTCGGCCTTCGGCGGCCTGACCTCGGCCGGCATTCCGGCCACCATGCGCGGCATCAACGGCGCCATCATCCTAGCAACGGGCTTCGCCGCTGTCTCCGACGACCGGCCGGACTGGGCAGCCCTTGCCCGCACCGGCCAGCCCATCGTCATCTATATGGGCCTGACCCATATGGAGGCGACCATCGCCGACCTTATGGCAGGTGGGCTGACGGCGGACATGCCGGCGGCGCTGATCGAGAACGCCACATTGCCACAAGAGCGCACCGTGGTCGCCACGCTGGGCACACTGGTCGAAGCAGCCGCGCGGGAGGCAATCGTTTCTCCCGCGCTCATCGTCATCGGCGGCATCGTCGCCATGCGCGACAGGCTGGTGCAGCGACCATGA
- a CDS encoding DUF995 domain-containing protein codes for MSAIRNILLLLVAGTVAGTGTASAAAPSAAVIEKAKPLNDNELYRLYSQRSWMWKDGAGYFAIPMRRFTAWSGRGKTLSYGVGTWFITDPGKLCFRADWHAMGGAKPDLTCFSHRKKGDVVYQKREPKGDWYVFANAPVRKDDEARKLRHGDYVSHRLTRIEAKLDH; via the coding sequence CCGGCACCGTCGCCGGTACCGGAACAGCCTCGGCTGCGGCGCCCAGCGCCGCAGTCATAGAAAAGGCAAAGCCGCTGAACGACAACGAACTCTACAGGCTCTACAGCCAGCGGTCATGGATGTGGAAGGACGGCGCCGGCTATTTCGCAATCCCGATGCGCCGTTTCACCGCCTGGTCGGGCAGGGGCAAGACCCTGAGTTACGGGGTGGGCACCTGGTTCATCACCGATCCTGGCAAACTGTGTTTCCGGGCCGACTGGCATGCGATGGGTGGCGCCAAGCCCGACCTCACCTGTTTCAGCCATCGCAAGAAGGGTGACGTCGTTTATCAGAAGCGCGAGCCGAAGGGCGATTGGTATGTGTTCGCCAACGCGCCGGTAAGGAAAGACGACGAAGCCAGGAAGCTGCGGCACGGCGACTATGTCAGCCACCGGCTGACCAGGATCGAGGCTAAGCTGGACCACTAG